In Aquimarina spinulae, a single window of DNA contains:
- a CDS encoding SPOR domain-containing protein, whose protein sequence is MRMLNTTNHIFLFGFYLIITSTLTAQETTNITPGAPNQPDFVPVNILPQPEASVTINQDPRIKMLLDIKSKMEKDGEFSDRYKIQLYYGNLNKANEIIRASKEAFPKWSSSIQWETPNYKVWMGNYRTRLEADRALKEVHTKFPNAFIFRPEKK, encoded by the coding sequence ATGAGAATGTTAAACACCACAAACCATATTTTTCTGTTTGGTTTTTACCTTATAATTACCAGCACTTTAACCGCTCAGGAGACCACAAATATCACTCCTGGAGCTCCAAATCAGCCCGATTTTGTGCCTGTAAACATATTACCTCAACCAGAAGCGTCTGTAACTATCAATCAAGATCCACGAATAAAAATGCTTCTTGATATAAAATCTAAAATGGAAAAAGATGGAGAATTTAGTGATCGCTACAAGATTCAGTTATACTATGGTAATTTAAATAAGGCAAATGAAATAATAAGAGCTTCAAAAGAAGCTTTTCCGAAATGGAGTTCATCGATCCAATGGGAAACACCTAATTATAAAGTATGGATGGGAAACTATCGCACAAGGCTTGAAGCTGACAGAGCATTAAAAGAGGTACACACCAAATTCCCTAATGCATTTATATTTAGACCAGAAAAAAAATAA
- a CDS encoding c-type cytochrome codes for MKQVKHRNSASKILILGTVFLFTFFNPVFGQDEAAVDNAAVTEASSGGDVAKGEELFKSLCAACHKRYKKSVGPALFGATDKYDRAWLYSWVKNSAAMVASGDAQAVAVFEEYNKTAMNAFPQLTDGDIDNILAYVMVPKADPPALAPGNDTASGGGGNSGVSSNVILAILALVFLMLVVVLFLVNKTLRSFAEANNVELPQAEERTPIWKAFIQNQFLVMVTAIFLLLASGYFVYGYFMQIGVDQGYQPVQPIHYSHKIHAGDNKIECKYCHSSARVSKTSGIPSLNVCMNCHKSISEVADATATEEYSKEFYDGEIQKLYKAVGWDTDTQAYTGDTKPVKWVRIHNLPDFAYFNHSQHVSVAGVECQTCHGPVEEMEIMYQHAPLTMGWCINCHRETNVKVADNKYYEKIHKELSKKYGVDQLTAAQMGGLECGKCHY; via the coding sequence ATGAAACAGGTGAAACACCGAAATTCAGCCTCTAAAATCCTAATCCTAGGAACTGTTTTTTTATTTACTTTTTTTAACCCTGTCTTTGGGCAGGATGAAGCGGCTGTTGATAACGCTGCTGTAACTGAAGCTTCGTCTGGAGGAGATGTAGCTAAGGGAGAAGAGTTGTTTAAATCACTTTGTGCGGCTTGTCATAAGCGTTATAAAAAATCAGTTGGTCCTGCTCTTTTTGGAGCAACTGATAAGTATGACAGAGCATGGTTGTATTCATGGGTAAAAAATAGTGCAGCTATGGTCGCTTCTGGTGATGCTCAAGCTGTTGCTGTTTTTGAAGAATATAATAAGACTGCAATGAATGCTTTTCCGCAGTTAACAGATGGTGATATTGATAATATTTTGGCCTATGTAATGGTGCCTAAGGCTGATCCGCCTGCACTTGCTCCGGGCAACGATACTGCTTCTGGAGGTGGTGGAAACTCTGGAGTTTCTTCTAATGTAATTTTAGCAATATTAGCATTGGTGTTTTTGATGCTGGTTGTGGTTTTATTCCTTGTTAATAAAACATTAAGAAGCTTTGCAGAAGCTAATAATGTAGAGTTGCCACAAGCAGAAGAAAGAACTCCAATCTGGAAAGCATTTATTCAAAACCAATTCTTGGTTATGGTTACTGCTATTTTCTTGTTGCTTGCGAGTGGTTACTTTGTATATGGATACTTTATGCAAATTGGGGTTGACCAAGGGTATCAACCTGTTCAACCAATACACTATTCTCATAAAATTCATGCCGGTGATAATAAGATAGAATGTAAATATTGTCACTCTTCTGCAAGAGTTAGTAAAACATCGGGAATTCCTTCGCTTAATGTTTGTATGAACTGTCATAAGTCTATTAGTGAGGTAGCTGATGCTACTGCAACAGAAGAATACTCTAAAGAATTCTATGATGGTGAGATTCAAAAATTATACAAAGCAGTAGGTTGGGATACAGATACACAAGCGTATACTGGTGATACTAAGCCAGTAAAATGGGTTCGTATTCATAATCTTCCTGATTTTGCATACTTTAATCACTCTCAGCACGTAAGTGTTGCAGGAGTAGAATGCCAGACATGTCACGGTCCGGTAGAGGAAATGGAAATTATGTATCAGCATGCTCCACTTACTATGGGGTGGTGTATTAATTGTCATAGAGAGACCAATGTAAAAGTTGCTGATAATAAGTATTATGAGAAAATTCATAAAGAACTTTCTAAAAAATATGGTGTTGATCAATTGACAGCTGCTCAAATGGGTGGTCTGGAATGTGGTAAATGTCATTATTAA
- a CDS encoding TAT-variant-translocated molybdopterin oxidoreductase, whose protein sequence is MSSNKKYWKSVEELNENSSIVETLQQNEFVKEIPTDEFLGDKSSLENSSTSRRDFLKYVGFSTAAASLAACEGPVKKSIPYIVQPDRIVPGVANYYATTIADGYDFASVLIKTREGRPIKVENNNLATSNGDANARVHASVLSLYDSSRLQGPKKGTENISWDELDKEVGAKLNSLGSKQIVLLTQTYASPSTSKLISEFKAKYQNVKHVVYDAISNSEALDAYQMMYGERALADYDFSKANTVVSIGADFLGDWQGGGYDSGYAKGRIPKNGKMSKHTHFEANMSLTGANADRRIQATPSQQKQVLAALYKYVTGSGSKGALDSKLDAEVVKAAKQIQKAGSNAVVVTGIQDVDAQLVVLEINKAIQSKAFSKNTPRTIRQGDAKAVAQLVKDMNAGRVGGLLIAGVNPMYSLPNANEFKSGLEKVDISVAFSMHDDATAELCNYIATTPHYLESWGDVELKKGSYSLIQPTIRPLFDTRQLQETLLKWTGNSSTYHDYIKSAWTGILGGTSWNQALHDGVLVKPALPKQELVDALEAPEGDVADIEAAPVPTSAGPDVGAASRRLSVSKSNGIELTLYTKIALGDGQQANNPWLQEMPDPITRASWDNYLTVSRADAAELGLTNENVANGALNGSYAKVTVGEAEVVVPVIIQPGQAKGSVGLALGYGKSKGLKKDMIVGINAYPLYQNLNTVQNVSITAAEGVHEFACVQLHNTLMGRGDIVKETTLEIFNTKDKHDWNAIPEVSKNHIEYEVTSPEVDLWDEFDRSVGHHFNLSIDLNACTGCGACVIACHAENNVPVVGKSEIRRSRDMHWLRIDRYYSSQDSFEGDNNKKDAIAGLGSSLSEFGEMESPSDNPQVVFQPVMCQHCNHAPCETVCPVAATSHGRQGQNHMAYNRCVGTRYCANNCPYKVRRFNWFLYNNNDEFDYHMNNDLGRMVLNPDVTVRSRGVMEKCSMCIQMTQKTILDAKRDGREVKDGEFQTACSAACSSGAMVFGDVNDKDSEVAKLKEDDRMYHLLEHVGTKPNVMYHTKVRNTTEA, encoded by the coding sequence ATGTCATCAAACAAGAAATACTGGAAAAGTGTTGAAGAGCTAAACGAAAATAGCTCTATTGTTGAGACGCTACAACAAAACGAATTCGTTAAGGAGATTCCTACGGATGAGTTTTTAGGTGATAAGTCATCATTAGAAAATTCATCGACTTCTCGTCGTGATTTTCTTAAATATGTAGGTTTTAGTACAGCTGCTGCTTCATTAGCAGCATGTGAAGGTCCTGTTAAAAAATCAATACCTTATATAGTTCAGCCAGATAGAATAGTGCCTGGAGTTGCTAACTATTATGCTACTACAATAGCAGATGGGTATGATTTTGCTAGTGTTTTAATAAAAACCAGAGAAGGTCGACCTATTAAAGTAGAAAATAATAATCTTGCAACATCTAATGGTGATGCAAATGCTAGAGTTCACGCTTCAGTATTATCATTATATGATAGTTCTCGTCTTCAAGGACCTAAAAAAGGGACAGAAAATATTAGTTGGGATGAGCTTGATAAAGAAGTAGGCGCTAAGTTAAATAGTCTTGGAAGTAAGCAAATTGTTTTATTAACTCAAACATATGCCAGTCCATCTACTTCAAAATTGATTTCAGAATTTAAAGCAAAATATCAAAACGTTAAACACGTAGTATACGATGCTATTTCTAATAGTGAGGCTTTGGATGCATATCAAATGATGTATGGAGAAAGAGCTCTTGCAGATTATGATTTTTCTAAGGCAAATACGGTAGTAAGTATTGGTGCTGACTTTTTAGGAGATTGGCAAGGAGGAGGATATGATAGCGGTTATGCTAAAGGACGTATTCCGAAAAATGGAAAAATGTCTAAGCATACCCACTTTGAGGCAAATATGTCTTTAACAGGAGCTAATGCAGATAGAAGAATACAAGCTACTCCTTCACAACAAAAACAAGTGCTTGCTGCACTATACAAATATGTAACGGGATCTGGTTCTAAAGGAGCTTTAGATTCTAAACTGGATGCAGAAGTAGTTAAAGCTGCTAAGCAGATTCAAAAAGCAGGAAGCAATGCTGTAGTAGTTACAGGGATTCAGGATGTTGATGCACAATTGGTAGTTTTAGAAATTAATAAAGCAATCCAAAGTAAAGCTTTTAGTAAAAATACTCCACGTACAATACGTCAAGGAGATGCTAAAGCAGTTGCTCAATTGGTAAAAGATATGAATGCAGGACGCGTTGGTGGTTTATTAATTGCCGGTGTTAATCCAATGTATTCATTGCCAAACGCAAATGAATTTAAAAGTGGTCTTGAAAAAGTAGATATATCTGTAGCATTTAGTATGCATGATGATGCTACGGCTGAGTTATGTAACTATATTGCAACAACACCTCATTATTTAGAATCTTGGGGAGACGTTGAGTTGAAAAAAGGAAGTTACAGCTTAATACAACCAACTATTCGACCATTATTTGATACAAGACAGCTTCAGGAAACATTATTAAAATGGACTGGTAATTCATCTACCTACCATGATTATATAAAAAGTGCGTGGACGGGTATTCTTGGAGGTACTTCCTGGAATCAAGCTCTTCATGATGGTGTATTGGTAAAACCAGCACTTCCAAAACAAGAATTAGTAGATGCACTTGAAGCACCAGAAGGAGATGTGGCTGATATAGAAGCTGCTCCAGTGCCAACTTCGGCAGGACCAGATGTTGGTGCTGCATCGAGAAGACTTTCTGTTTCGAAATCAAATGGAATAGAACTTACATTATATACAAAAATAGCATTAGGAGATGGCCAACAGGCTAATAACCCTTGGCTACAAGAAATGCCTGATCCTATTACCAGAGCATCTTGGGATAATTACTTAACAGTTTCTAGAGCAGATGCTGCCGAGCTAGGATTAACCAACGAAAATGTTGCAAATGGAGCCTTAAATGGGAGCTATGCAAAAGTAACGGTAGGAGAAGCTGAAGTTGTTGTTCCGGTAATTATTCAACCAGGACAAGCCAAAGGTTCTGTTGGATTGGCTTTAGGGTATGGTAAGTCTAAAGGACTTAAAAAAGATATGATAGTAGGAATAAATGCCTACCCTTTATATCAAAATCTTAATACAGTACAAAACGTTTCAATTACGGCTGCAGAAGGAGTACATGAGTTTGCTTGTGTGCAATTACATAATACATTAATGGGTCGTGGCGATATTGTAAAAGAAACGACTCTCGAAATATTCAATACAAAAGATAAACACGATTGGAACGCAATTCCTGAAGTGAGTAAAAATCATATAGAATATGAAGTTACTTCTCCAGAAGTTGATCTTTGGGATGAATTTGATCGTTCTGTAGGACATCATTTTAATCTTTCAATAGATTTAAATGCTTGTACAGGATGTGGTGCCTGTGTGATTGCATGTCATGCAGAGAATAATGTACCTGTTGTAGGTAAGTCAGAAATACGTAGATCTCGTGATATGCACTGGTTACGTATTGATCGTTACTATTCTTCTCAAGATAGTTTTGAAGGAGATAACAATAAGAAAGATGCAATAGCAGGTTTAGGAAGTTCCTTATCAGAGTTTGGTGAAATGGAAAGTCCATCAGATAATCCTCAGGTAGTGTTCCAACCAGTAATGTGTCAGCACTGTAACCATGCTCCATGTGAGACTGTGTGTCCTGTTGCTGCTACATCACATGGTAGACAAGGACAAAACCATATGGCATATAACCGTTGTGTGGGTACAAGATACTGTGCTAACAACTGTCCGTATAAAGTACGTAGGTTTAACTGGTTCTTGTATAACAACAATGATGAGTTTGATTATCACATGAATAATGATTTAGGTAGAATGGTACTTAATCCTGATGTTACTGTACGTTCTAGAGGGGTTATGGAAAAATGTTCTATGTGTATTCAAATGACGCAAAAAACTATTTTGGATGCAAAACGAGATGGTAGAGAAGTTAAGGATGGAGAATTCCAAACAGCTTGTTCTGCTGCTTGTTCATCAGGTGCTATGGTATTTGGTGATGTCAATGATAAAGATAGTGAAGTAGCTAAACTTAAAGAGGATGATCGTATGTATCACTTACTAGAGCATGTTGGGACTAAGCCTAACGTTATGTACCATACCAAAGTAAGAAATACTACGGAAGCTTAA
- the nrfD gene encoding NrfD/PsrC family molybdoenzyme membrane anchor subunit has product MMSHYEAPIRKPLVTGDKTYHDVTLDVAAAVEGKANKSWWIVFSISLIAFLWGIGCIIYTISTGIGTWGLNKTVGWAWDITNFVWWVGIGHAGTLISAVLLLFRQKWRMAINRSAEAMTIFAVIQAGLFPIIHMGRPWLAYWVLPIPNQFGSLWVNFNSPLLWDVFAISTYLSVSLVFWWTGLLPDFAMIRDRAITPFTKKIYGLLSFGWSGRAKDWQRFEEVSLVLAGLATPLVLSVHTIVSFDFATSVIPGWHTTIFPPYFVAGAVFSGFAMVNTLLIIMRKVSNLENYITILHIELMNIVIMITGSIVGVAYITELFVAWYSGVEYEQYAFLNRATGPYWWAYWAMMTCNVFSPQFMWFPKLRRSIMFSFFISIVVNIGMWFERFVIIVTSLHRDYLPSSWTMFSPTFVDIGIFIGTIGFFFVLFLLYSRTFPVIAQAEVKSILKSSGEKYKKLREAGKDHRDELPKGKAEVVKEKSAKKKTETKVEVSEEDINSLLGNLGTFDPSTQTADDLKKVNGIGPVMEKKLNEIGIFTFDQVSKMTETEYDLLDNITGSFPGRAQRDDWAGQAEKLKNN; this is encoded by the coding sequence ATTATGTCTCATTACGAAGCACCTATAAGAAAACCTTTAGTAACCGGTGATAAAACATACCATGATGTAACTTTGGATGTAGCAGCAGCGGTAGAAGGAAAAGCAAATAAATCTTGGTGGATTGTCTTTTCTATTTCACTTATTGCTTTCCTTTGGGGGATAGGGTGTATTATTTACACAATATCTACAGGGATAGGAACCTGGGGATTAAACAAAACAGTAGGATGGGCCTGGGATATCACCAACTTTGTTTGGTGGGTAGGTATTGGTCACGCCGGAACCTTGATTTCAGCAGTACTACTGTTATTTCGTCAGAAATGGAGAATGGCAATTAACCGTTCTGCAGAAGCGATGACGATTTTTGCCGTTATTCAAGCAGGATTATTCCCGATTATTCACATGGGACGTCCTTGGTTGGCATATTGGGTATTACCAATACCAAACCAGTTTGGATCACTATGGGTGAATTTTAACTCGCCATTACTATGGGATGTATTTGCAATCTCTACATATCTTTCTGTATCACTGGTATTTTGGTGGACCGGATTGCTACCAGATTTTGCAATGATTAGAGACCGAGCGATAACTCCGTTTACAAAAAAAATATATGGACTTCTATCTTTTGGATGGAGTGGAAGAGCAAAAGACTGGCAACGTTTTGAAGAGGTATCTTTAGTACTTGCAGGTTTAGCTACACCATTAGTACTTTCTGTACATACCATTGTATCATTTGATTTTGCTACTTCGGTAATCCCAGGATGGCATACCACGATATTTCCACCATATTTTGTGGCTGGAGCGGTTTTCTCTGGATTCGCTATGGTGAATACACTGCTTATTATAATGAGAAAAGTATCAAACCTAGAAAACTATATCACCATTTTACATATAGAATTGATGAATATTGTCATCATGATTACTGGTTCTATTGTTGGTGTTGCCTATATAACAGAGCTATTTGTAGCTTGGTATTCTGGAGTTGAATACGAACAATATGCGTTCCTTAACAGAGCAACAGGGCCGTATTGGTGGGCATATTGGGCGATGATGACATGTAACGTGTTCTCACCTCAGTTTATGTGGTTCCCAAAATTAAGAAGAAGTATAATGTTCTCTTTCTTTATCTCTATTGTAGTAAACATAGGGATGTGGTTTGAACGTTTTGTGATCATTGTAACATCACTTCATAGAGATTATTTACCATCATCATGGACAATGTTCTCTCCTACCTTTGTAGATATAGGAATATTTATAGGAACAATTGGATTCTTCTTTGTCTTATTCTTATTATACTCTCGTACGTTCCCTGTAATAGCACAGGCAGAAGTAAAATCAATTCTGAAATCTTCTGGAGAAAAATATAAAAAACTAAGAGAAGCCGGAAAAGATCACAGAGATGAGTTGCCTAAAGGTAAAGCAGAAGTGGTGAAAGAAAAATCCGCAAAGAAAAAGACTGAAACCAAAGTAGAAGTAAGTGAAGAAGATATCAATAGTCTATTGGGGAACCTGGGGACATTTGATCCATCAACACAAACTGCTGATGATCTTAAAAAAGTTAACGGTATCGGGCCAGTAATGGAAAAGAAACTTAATGAGATCGGAATATTTACTTTTGATCAAGTAAGTAAAATGACTGAAACTGAATACGATTTATTAGATAATATCACTGGATCTTTCCCTGGTAGAGCACAACGCGATGATTGGGCTGGTCAGGCAGAAAAACTTAAAAATAACTAG
- a CDS encoding DUF3341 domain-containing protein: MASKVIHALYIDDDILMDAVKKVRAEHYHIEEVYTPFPVHGLDKAMGLPHTRLAITSFMYGCVGLTVAILMMNYIMIEDWPQDIGGKPSFSYIENMPAFVPIMFELTVFFAAHLMVITFYMRSKLWPFKKAENPDVRTTDDHFLMEVDAGNHDVDQLASFLGDTGAVEIKVIDKEEDNH, from the coding sequence ATGGCATCAAAAGTTATACATGCATTATATATAGACGACGATATCCTGATGGATGCTGTCAAGAAAGTTCGTGCAGAGCATTATCATATCGAAGAGGTATATACGCCTTTTCCGGTTCATGGACTAGATAAAGCGATGGGGTTACCTCATACACGATTAGCAATTACATCCTTTATGTATGGTTGTGTTGGACTAACAGTTGCAATTTTGATGATGAATTATATCATGATCGAAGATTGGCCTCAAGATATAGGCGGTAAGCCTAGTTTTAGCTATATCGAAAATATGCCAGCATTTGTTCCGATCATGTTTGAGCTTACCGTGTTCTTTGCAGCCCATTTAATGGTGATTACTTTTTATATGAGAAGTAAGCTATGGCCATTTAAAAAAGCCGAAAATCCTGATGTAAGAACTACAGATGATCATTTCTTAATGGAAGTAGATGCAGGAAATCACGATGTTGATCAACTTGCTAGCTTTTTGGGTGATACCGGAGCAGTAGAAATTAAAGTAATAGATAAGGAAGAAGATAACCATTAG
- a CDS encoding c-type cytochrome codes for MKNTIKILAAAVVMICVVSCKKDSKPNYQFMPNMYEPISYETYGDYGIFPDGQEAMLPAEGSIPRGWMPYDFENSQEGYLLAKDTLKNPIRYTKENEDAGKELYDIYCAICHGGKGDGKGPLVQREKILGVPSYDDIGRAITEGSIYHVMYYGINSMGSYASQTNEHERWQIVQYVQKLKADLEGKTPRIDTDAIPAVVETKVEEQHESTEDHSNAH; via the coding sequence ATGAAGAATACTATAAAAATATTAGCAGCGGCAGTAGTGATGATTTGCGTTGTTTCTTGTAAAAAAGATTCAAAGCCTAATTATCAATTTATGCCTAATATGTATGAACCTATAAGTTATGAAACTTATGGTGACTACGGTATTTTTCCTGACGGTCAGGAAGCCATGTTACCTGCCGAAGGCTCAATACCAAGAGGATGGATGCCATATGATTTTGAGAATTCACAAGAAGGTTATTTACTTGCTAAAGACACTTTAAAGAATCCAATCCGATATACAAAAGAAAATGAAGATGCCGGAAAAGAATTGTATGATATCTATTGTGCAATTTGTCATGGAGGAAAAGGAGATGGAAAAGGACCTTTGGTACAAAGAGAAAAGATTTTAGGAGTTCCAAGTTATGATGATATCGGTAGAGCAATTACAGAAGGAAGTATTTATCATGTAATGTATTACGGAATCAACTCTATGGGATCGTATGCATCACAAACTAATGAGCATGAACGTTGGCAGATTGTTCAATATGTACAAAAATTAAAGGCTGACCTCGAAGGGAAAACCCCTCGAATAGATACAGATGCTATTCCTGCTGTTGTAGAGACAAAAGTAGAAGAACAGCATGAATCAACAGAAGATCATAGTAACGCACACTAG
- a CDS encoding quinol:cytochrome C oxidoreductase produces the protein MYTLSNRLRLFSIILMVVGLVGLIIGFGQRPGSVEEVKEMMAAHDAHGGGHGESQVAESSHGNQGHGEEDAHGGDAHYEHVLHQLQNKPWASLYVAAFFFFMIALGVLAFYAIQFASQAGWSPVLFRVMEAITAYLVPGGIILLVILALSGFHVNHLFVWADPEVVAHDALIQGKSGWLNSWGFIIRAVIFLGGWLLYRHFAVKYSRKQDEDTEGNKWYKKSFKISAGFLVFFIYTESMASWDWIMSFDPHWFSTLFGWYVFASLFVSGITTIALISIYLKSKGYLEFVNNSHIHDLAKFMFGISIFWTYLWFSQFMLIWYSNIPEEVTYFITRIEDYKLPFFGMLVMNFIFPILVLMNSDFKRVNWFVVMAGIVILCGHYIDVYNMVMPATVGESWFIGISEISAVSLFLGLFLFVVFRALTKAPLLPKGNPYIEESKHFHY, from the coding sequence ATGTATACGCTATCAAATAGATTAAGATTATTTTCTATCATCCTTATGGTTGTAGGTCTTGTAGGTCTTATTATTGGATTTGGACAAAGACCTGGATCTGTAGAAGAGGTAAAAGAAATGATGGCAGCGCACGACGCTCATGGAGGTGGTCATGGTGAATCACAAGTAGCAGAGAGCAGTCATGGTAATCAAGGACACGGAGAAGAAGATGCTCATGGAGGAGATGCACACTATGAACATGTATTACACCAATTACAAAATAAGCCTTGGGCTTCATTATATGTAGCAGCATTCTTCTTTTTTATGATAGCACTAGGAGTATTAGCATTTTATGCAATACAATTTGCATCACAAGCAGGGTGGTCTCCAGTACTTTTTAGAGTAATGGAAGCGATAACAGCATATTTGGTGCCAGGAGGAATTATCCTTTTGGTAATTTTGGCATTATCAGGATTCCATGTTAATCACTTATTTGTATGGGCAGATCCAGAAGTTGTAGCTCATGATGCATTAATCCAAGGAAAATCTGGCTGGTTAAATAGTTGGGGGTTCATTATCAGAGCTGTTATCTTTTTAGGAGGATGGTTACTATATCGTCATTTCGCTGTTAAATATTCGAGAAAACAGGATGAAGATACAGAAGGGAATAAGTGGTATAAAAAGAGCTTTAAGATATCTGCAGGATTCTTAGTATTTTTTATCTATACAGAATCTATGGCATCTTGGGATTGGATTATGAGTTTTGATCCACACTGGTTCAGTACCTTATTTGGATGGTATGTATTTGCAAGTTTATTTGTTTCTGGTATTACTACGATCGCTTTAATAAGTATTTACTTAAAATCTAAAGGATATTTAGAATTTGTAAATAATAGTCATATTCATGACCTGGCTAAGTTTATGTTTGGTATCAGTATCTTCTGGACATATCTTTGGTTCTCTCAGTTTATGTTGATATGGTATTCTAATATACCAGAAGAGGTGACTTATTTTATTACTCGTATAGAGGATTATAAACTTCCATTTTTTGGAATGTTAGTAATGAATTTTATTTTCCCAATACTAGTATTAATGAATAGTGATTTTAAACGTGTAAACTGGTTTGTTGTAATGGCAGGTATTGTTATTCTTTGTGGTCATTATATCGATGTTTATAACATGGTAATGCCTGCAACAGTTGGCGAATCATGGTTTATAGGTATTAGTGAAATAAGTGCTGTGTCATTGTTTTTAGGACTATTTTTATTCGTAGTCTTTAGAGCATTAACAAAAGCTCCATTATTACCTAAAGGAAACCCTTATATAGAGGAAAGTAAACATTTCCATTATTAA
- a CDS encoding cytochrome c oxidase subunit II, with translation MTVFLTLVVIALFGITLWQMSKILKLSQAKTDNSQVANDKDNNLQGKLMLAFVIFLYLLTIYCFVQYDSYFLPESASEHGVDYDRLMLISMVLIMIVQILTQGLLHFFSYKYRGKKENKALFFADNDKLEFIWTIIPVIVLAGLIIYGLFTWTDIMNIDEEDGDPLIVELYAYQFDWRARYSGEDNELGKANVRYIEGINTLGLDVSDTYGKDDKITNELHLPVNRKVIFKMRSQDVLHSAYMPFFRAQMNVVPGMITEFAYTPTVTSEEMRNSEFMVEKVTTINKIRREKSKKLVAAGDEALEEYTFEYYLLCNKICGVSHYNMQMKIIVESEEDYKAWLKTQPTFGEQLSAQASN, from the coding sequence ATGACTGTATTCTTAACCTTAGTAGTTATAGCACTTTTTGGAATCACGTTGTGGCAAATGTCAAAGATATTGAAATTGTCTCAAGCTAAAACAGATAACTCTCAAGTAGCAAACGACAAAGACAATAATTTGCAAGGTAAGCTTATGCTTGCATTTGTAATATTTCTTTATCTGCTTACCATATATTGTTTTGTACAATATGACTCATATTTCCTTCCAGAATCAGCTTCTGAACACGGTGTTGATTATGATAGATTAATGTTGATCTCGATGGTATTGATTATGATTGTACAGATCCTTACACAGGGATTGTTACATTTCTTTTCATATAAGTATCGAGGTAAAAAAGAAAATAAAGCATTATTCTTTGCTGATAATGATAAATTAGAATTTATCTGGACCATTATACCGGTTATTGTACTTGCTGGATTAATTATATATGGATTGTTTACATGGACCGATATCATGAATATTGATGAAGAAGATGGAGATCCATTAATTGTTGAGTTATACGCGTATCAATTCGACTGGCGTGCTCGATATTCTGGTGAGGATAATGAATTAGGTAAAGCAAATGTTCGTTATATAGAAGGAATCAACACCTTGGGTCTAGATGTTTCTGATACCTACGGAAAGGATGATAAAATTACTAACGAATTACATTTACCTGTAAATAGAAAGGTTATTTTTAAAATGCGCTCTCAGGATGTATTACATTCTGCATACATGCCATTTTTTAGAGCGCAGATGAATGTTGTACCAGGTATGATTACGGAGTTTGCTTATACACCAACTGTTACTTCTGAAGAAATGAGAAACAGTGAGTTTATGGTAGAGAAAGTAACTACGATTAATAAAATCAGAAGAGAAAAAAGTAAGAAACTGGTAGCTGCAGGAGATGAAGCTTTAGAAGAATATACATTCGAATACTATTTGTTGTGTAATAAGATATGTGGAGTATCGCATTATAATATGCAAATGAAGATTATAGTAGAATCTGAAGAAGATTATAAGGCATGGTTAAAAACACAGCCTACTTTTGGAGAGCAATTATCAGCCCAAGCAAGCAACTAA